A genomic stretch from Novosphingobium resinovorum includes:
- a CDS encoding DUF3892 domain-containing protein, whose product MAKRYVRATGKDRQGDITRLCNSGEYWSPRGKADAISDIELGLHEYWVNWANAPETKIRVVNGSTGKYLRTDRDTTSRNNLDDLPDC is encoded by the coding sequence ATGGCGAAACGCTATGTGCGCGCCACCGGCAAGGACCGGCAGGGCGACATCACCCGACTGTGCAATTCCGGCGAATACTGGTCGCCCCGCGGCAAGGCGGATGCGATCAGCGACATCGAACTGGGTCTGCATGAATACTGGGTCAACTGGGCGAATGCTCCGGAGACCAAGATCCGCGTCGTCAACGGATCGACCGGGAAGTATCTGCGGACCGACCGCGACACCACGTCGCGCAACAATCTGGACGATCTGCCCGACTGCTGA
- a CDS encoding helix-turn-helix transcriptional regulator, producing MSMMVLHDRSCRFRGEGNISYRNAIDLLTVAARAASMRGVSLAEIEDILERDYRTAQRLIRALGQCFPELEKVKDEESDKARWKLPYKAVAPLLAPTPEEMVALTVALDMLGKGAGKDQVAALRCLHAKILALIPDDRSRRLAADEEALLMALGHAARPGPRQLGSETVDVAISTALKGTSQLRILYRGWKDAVARERVVAPHGLLLGARRYLVAVDLGKVGGGIQHFRVDAIEEATVLSQSFIRKEGFDLNAHAERCFGSYQHEGGIHDIAWRFAPKAVRWAEGFLFHPSQTTEREPDGSLVVRFRAAGLLEMCWHLYMWGDAVEVLSPPELAQMVAAYRRSDFPSMP from the coding sequence ATGAGCATGATGGTACTACATGACAGAAGTTGTCGCTTCCGGGGGGAGGGTAATATTTCTTATCGCAATGCAATTGACTTGCTGACGGTCGCGGCAAGGGCAGCATCCATGCGCGGCGTCAGTCTGGCCGAAATCGAGGACATCCTCGAGCGAGACTATCGCACGGCGCAGCGCCTGATCCGCGCCCTGGGGCAATGCTTTCCCGAACTGGAAAAAGTGAAGGACGAGGAATCGGACAAGGCGCGCTGGAAACTGCCTTACAAGGCGGTGGCCCCATTGCTGGCGCCGACACCTGAGGAAATGGTGGCGCTTACTGTGGCGCTCGACATGCTGGGCAAGGGAGCTGGCAAGGATCAGGTGGCGGCGCTGCGCTGCCTCCACGCCAAGATCTTGGCGCTGATTCCCGACGACCGTAGCCGCCGGCTCGCGGCAGACGAGGAAGCGCTCCTCATGGCCTTGGGCCATGCCGCGCGGCCAGGCCCCAGACAACTAGGGAGCGAGACTGTCGACGTGGCCATTTCCACCGCGCTCAAGGGAACATCACAGCTACGTATCCTGTACCGTGGATGGAAGGACGCCGTCGCGCGCGAACGCGTGGTTGCGCCGCATGGGTTGCTGCTCGGCGCGCGCCGCTACCTAGTCGCGGTCGATCTCGGCAAGGTCGGCGGCGGCATCCAACATTTCCGGGTCGACGCCATCGAGGAAGCGACCGTTCTTTCGCAAAGCTTCATCCGCAAGGAGGGTTTCGACTTGAATGCCCATGCCGAGCGCTGCTTCGGCTCCTACCAGCATGAGGGCGGTATACACGATATCGCCTGGCGCTTTGCTCCCAAGGCGGTGCGCTGGGCGGAAGGCTTTCTGTTCCATCCGTCCCAGACTACGGAGCGCGAACCCGACGGCTCGCTGGTTGTGCGGTTCAGGGCCGCGGGCCTCCTCGAAATGTGCTGGCATCTGTATATGTGGGGCGATGCGGTGGAAGTGCTATCGCCGCCCGAACTCGCGCAGATGGTCGCGGCATATCGGCGCTCGGACTTTCCTTCGATGCCCTGA
- a CDS encoding TM0106 family RecB-like putative nuclease has translation MLRHGGQTLYSASDLVNFMGCAHATVLDVGNLATPTSFAPDDDSAVLLQEKGIEHERAYLERLRAEGRSIAEISSEGTLEQRAQATREAMQAGYDVVYQGAFLAGQWHGYSDFLLKRDDVPSSLGDFTYDVADTKLARSAKPKHILQLCVYADMLRGVQGVAPPSMHVVLGSGDIATLPTSSLIHYFTIARERFEGFAAAVPDSSAGDPCGHCSFCRWSDHCTAEWEAADHLSIVAGMGRSQRSALREAGIDGIGALAALPPGAKIPGMQAGTVAKLAAQARLQAHQRQTGEGRIELLEAAPGRGFARLPHADEGDMFFDMEGDPLFEGGLEYLFGLVALDQGEDRFHAFWAHDRESEKIAFEQAIDFMTARLARHPLAHIYHYASYEETALKRLAMYHGTREQEVDDLLRGDRLVDLYKVVAEAIRTSEPRYSIKNMEAFYLPGGRQGAVKTAGDSIVIYERWRRVGGDELLAEIADYNEIDCRSTRLCRDWLLSLRPDSTPWFTGRTLAPADPAKVAAREEADERTRQLAVALIAADDTPWRRLLVDLLEFHRREAKPSWWAMFARQEMDADALLDDAECLANLQPHPTLRAWADKKSVVHPFTFPPQDFKMKVGDKPLRSGTLEPAGEIMSLDEDTDTIELKLGPSRSAIEPGTALIPEGPVGDKILRAAVHRYAQSVANGDDRYVAVTAILRRDRPKLAGRTSGQAIVPEGTDATDGAIDALSWLDDSYLLVQGPPGAGKTYTSAEAIVALLAAGKRIGVASNSHKAINNLLKDVEAKTAAKGLRYRGMKKSSREDQILGSDGWIVDVVGGSGSGVSPHHQLVAGTAWLFAREDLDGTLDYLFIDEAGQVSLANVIAMGTAARNIVLVGDQMQLSQPIKGTHPGGSGRSALDHLLEGHATVPADQGVFLPISRRMHPDLCTFISEAVYEGRLQAETSTTRQHIDVDVAADPAALAATGLRFVAVNHSGRTQRSPEEAERLATTYSALLGASWTDQLGERHEISAEDILVVSPYNMQVELLRRTLPEGARVGTVDKFQGQEAPVVLISMATSSGDDLPRNIEFLYSRNRLNVAISRARCLAVIFANPKLLEIPCTTIAQMELVDGLCWAKQFADNQRDQASA, from the coding sequence ATGTTGAGGCACGGCGGGCAGACGCTCTATTCCGCGAGCGATCTGGTGAACTTCATGGGCTGCGCGCACGCGACCGTGCTCGACGTCGGCAACCTTGCAACGCCGACCAGTTTCGCGCCCGATGACGACAGCGCGGTCCTGCTCCAGGAAAAGGGCATCGAGCACGAACGCGCCTATCTCGAGAGGCTTCGCGCGGAGGGGCGCTCGATCGCCGAGATTTCAAGCGAGGGCACGCTCGAGCAACGCGCGCAGGCGACGCGCGAGGCCATGCAGGCCGGCTATGACGTCGTGTATCAGGGCGCGTTCCTGGCAGGCCAATGGCATGGCTATTCCGATTTCCTGCTCAAGCGCGACGACGTTCCCTCCTCGCTTGGCGACTTTACCTATGATGTCGCCGACACCAAGCTCGCCCGCTCGGCCAAGCCCAAGCATATTCTGCAGCTCTGCGTCTATGCCGACATGCTGCGCGGCGTGCAGGGCGTAGCGCCCCCGTCGATGCATGTCGTTTTGGGCAGTGGCGACATCGCCACCCTGCCCACGTCCTCGCTCATCCATTATTTCACGATCGCGCGCGAGCGCTTCGAAGGCTTTGCCGCCGCTGTGCCGGACAGCTCGGCCGGCGATCCCTGCGGCCATTGCAGCTTCTGCCGCTGGTCAGATCACTGCACCGCCGAATGGGAAGCGGCCGATCACCTCTCGATCGTGGCCGGCATGGGGCGCAGCCAGCGATCGGCGCTCCGCGAGGCTGGCATCGACGGCATCGGCGCCCTCGCGGCCCTGCCTCCCGGCGCGAAAATTCCCGGTATGCAGGCAGGCACCGTCGCCAAGCTCGCGGCCCAGGCGCGGCTACAGGCTCACCAGCGGCAGACCGGCGAGGGGCGCATCGAGCTGCTCGAAGCCGCGCCGGGGCGCGGCTTTGCGCGCCTGCCGCATGCCGACGAGGGCGACATGTTCTTCGACATGGAGGGCGATCCGCTGTTCGAGGGCGGCCTTGAATATCTGTTCGGGCTGGTGGCTCTGGACCAGGGCGAGGATCGTTTCCACGCTTTCTGGGCGCATGACCGCGAGAGCGAGAAGATCGCGTTCGAACAGGCGATCGATTTCATGACCGCGCGGCTCGCGCGCCATCCCCTCGCGCATATCTACCACTATGCGTCCTACGAAGAGACGGCGCTCAAGCGCCTCGCCATGTATCACGGGACGCGCGAACAGGAGGTCGACGATCTGCTGCGCGGCGACCGGCTGGTCGATCTCTACAAGGTCGTTGCCGAAGCCATTCGCACGTCCGAGCCGCGCTACTCGATCAAGAACATGGAGGCCTTCTATCTTCCCGGAGGCCGGCAGGGCGCGGTCAAGACGGCGGGTGATAGCATCGTGATCTATGAGCGCTGGCGCCGGGTCGGCGGGGACGAGCTTCTCGCGGAGATCGCCGACTATAACGAGATCGACTGCCGCTCGACCCGGCTTTGCCGCGACTGGCTCCTGTCCCTGCGACCCGATAGCACGCCATGGTTCACCGGGCGGACGCTGGCGCCCGCCGATCCGGCAAAAGTCGCCGCACGCGAGGAGGCCGACGAGCGAACGCGGCAGCTGGCAGTGGCCCTGATCGCCGCGGACGACACGCCGTGGCGCCGCCTGCTGGTCGATCTGCTCGAATTTCATCGCCGCGAGGCCAAGCCCAGCTGGTGGGCGATGTTCGCGCGGCAGGAAATGGACGCGGATGCGCTGCTCGACGACGCCGAATGCCTGGCGAACCTCCAGCCCCACCCCACGCTGCGTGCCTGGGCGGACAAGAAGTCGGTAGTCCATCCGTTCACCTTCCCGCCGCAGGACTTCAAGATGAAGGTCGGCGACAAGCCGCTGCGCTCCGGCACGCTGGAGCCCGCAGGGGAGATCATGTCGCTCGACGAGGACACAGACACGATCGAACTCAAGCTCGGGCCAAGCCGCTCGGCCATCGAGCCGGGCACCGCGCTCATCCCCGAAGGCCCGGTGGGCGACAAGATCCTGCGCGCCGCGGTGCACCGCTATGCCCAGAGCGTGGCGAATGGCGATGATCGCTATGTCGCCGTGACCGCAATCCTGCGCCGCGATCGCCCGAAGCTTGCCGGACGCACCTCGGGACAGGCGATCGTGCCCGAAGGCACGGACGCGACTGATGGCGCGATCGATGCCCTGAGCTGGCTCGATGACAGCTATCTGCTCGTCCAGGGTCCGCCGGGCGCCGGCAAGACTTACACCTCGGCCGAAGCGATCGTCGCGCTGCTCGCGGCGGGAAAGCGCATCGGCGTTGCATCCAACTCACACAAGGCGATAAACAACCTGCTCAAGGATGTCGAAGCGAAGACGGCCGCCAAAGGTCTGCGCTATCGCGGGATGAAGAAATCCTCGCGCGAGGATCAGATCCTCGGTTCGGACGGCTGGATTGTCGATGTCGTCGGCGGCAGCGGAAGCGGTGTGTCGCCACATCATCAGCTCGTTGCGGGTACGGCCTGGTTGTTCGCCCGCGAGGACCTCGACGGCACGCTCGACTATCTGTTCATCGACGAAGCCGGCCAGGTCAGCCTCGCCAATGTCATCGCGATGGGAACGGCGGCGCGCAACATCGTGCTGGTCGGCGACCAGATGCAGCTGTCACAGCCGATCAAGGGCACGCATCCGGGCGGCAGCGGCCGATCGGCCCTCGACCATCTGCTCGAGGGACACGCAACAGTGCCTGCCGATCAGGGCGTCTTCCTGCCCATCTCCCGGCGCATGCATCCCGACCTCTGCACCTTCATTTCCGAAGCGGTCTATGAAGGGCGCCTCCAGGCCGAAACGAGCACAACCAGGCAGCACATCGATGTGGACGTCGCCGCGGATCCCGCTGCCCTTGCGGCCACGGGCCTGCGTTTCGTCGCGGTCAACCATAGCGGCCGTACGCAGCGCTCGCCCGAGGAAGCCGAGCGGCTCGCGACTACCTATAGCGCGTTGCTCGGGGCAAGTTGGACCGACCAGCTGGGCGAACGCCATGAAATCAGTGCCGAGGACATATTGGTCGTTTCGCCCTACAATATGCAGGTCGAACTGCTGCGGCGCACGCTGCCCGAAGGCGCACGGGTCGGGACGGTCGACAAGTTCCAGGGCCAGGAAGCGCCGGTCGTGCTGATCTCCATGGCCACCTCGTCGGGCGACGATCTCCCCCGAAACATCGAGTTTCTCTACAGCCGCAACCGCCTCAATGTCGCGATCAGCCGAGCCCGCTGCCTCGCGGTGATCTTCGCCAATCCCAAGCTGCTCGAGATCCCCTGCACGACGATCGCGCAGATGGAGCTGGTCGACGGCCTGTGCTGGGCCAAGCAGTTTGCCGACAATCAGCGAGATCAGGCCAGCGCATGA
- a CDS encoding SOS response-associated peptidase family protein — protein MCNRARLKGEIETIWGSIAELFSERPRDNRFDPQELRPKSRSYVIREQGGVRDWDVMTWDVLGGKAAWPMTNVRNLAMPQWRRLAERPENRCVVPLTEFCEFTPDKHDLGDGKPPLKGEMWFSVIDQPVFAVAGFWKPTEGGNAFAMVTCDANSLVEPIHPKAMVTILEASNVDVWDILLGPVWSANSGTADIQRRFP, from the coding sequence ATGTGCAACCGCGCCCGCCTGAAAGGTGAGATCGAGACGATCTGGGGGTCGATCGCCGAACTTTTCAGCGAGCGCCCACGCGACAATCGCTTCGATCCCCAGGAACTGCGACCCAAAAGCCGGTCCTACGTTATACGCGAACAAGGCGGTGTGCGAGACTGGGATGTCATGACCTGGGATGTCCTGGGCGGCAAGGCGGCCTGGCCAATGACCAACGTGCGTAACCTGGCGATGCCGCAATGGCGGCGGCTCGCCGAGCGTCCGGAGAACCGATGTGTGGTGCCGCTCACCGAGTTCTGCGAGTTCACGCCGGACAAGCATGATCTCGGCGACGGCAAGCCGCCATTGAAGGGCGAGATGTGGTTTTCGGTGATCGACCAGCCGGTATTCGCGGTCGCCGGGTTCTGGAAGCCAACCGAGGGCGGCAACGCCTTCGCCATGGTGACGTGTGATGCCAATTCGCTCGTCGAGCCGATCCATCCCAAGGCGATGGTGACGATCCTTGAAGCCTCGAATGTCGATGTATGGGACATTCTGCTCGGTCCGGTTTGGAGCGCCAACAGCGGGACAGCGGACATTCAAAGACGTTTTCCTTAA
- a CDS encoding alpha-ketoglutarate-dependent dioxygenase AlkB — MMLDLFDTPVLPGLAERPDIIDRSEEQMLIRRIDESDLKPFRFQGWTGKRFTTSFGWCYDFEAGKPMEAPPIPDWLEPFRDRAAHFVGLAPDLLIQALLIRYDPGAGIGWHRDRPVYEHIIGISLGEPATMRFRQRRGEGFARASMPLEPRAGYHMSGGARYDWEHSIAEMEMPRWSITFRSMANAYAR, encoded by the coding sequence ATGATGCTGGACCTGTTCGATACGCCCGTTCTGCCCGGTCTCGCCGAGCGGCCGGACATCATCGATCGATCGGAGGAGCAAATGCTGATCCGCAGGATCGACGAGAGCGATCTGAAGCCGTTCCGCTTTCAGGGCTGGACCGGCAAACGGTTCACCACATCATTCGGGTGGTGCTATGACTTCGAGGCGGGCAAGCCCATGGAAGCGCCGCCGATCCCGGACTGGCTGGAGCCGTTTCGTGATCGGGCAGCACATTTTGTCGGCCTTGCTCCCGATCTGCTGATCCAGGCCTTGCTGATCCGGTACGATCCAGGTGCGGGCATCGGCTGGCACAGGGATCGCCCGGTCTACGAGCACATCATCGGCATATCGCTCGGAGAGCCCGCGACGATGCGCTTCCGGCAACGGCGCGGCGAAGGCTTCGCGCGGGCCTCAATGCCTCTGGAACCACGTGCAGGATATCACATGAGCGGGGGTGCTCGATACGATTGGGAGCACAGTATCGCCGAGATGGAAATGCCGCGGTGGTCCATCACCTTTCGCAGCATGGCCAATGCATATGCGAGGTAA
- the dinB gene encoding DNA polymerase IV yields the protein MVDSAIRKIIHVDMDAFFASVEQRDDPALRGRPVAVGHGASRGVVAAASYEARKFGVKSALPSVTALRRCPELIFVPPRFEVYKDVSRQIHEVFARYTDLIQPLSLDEAYLDVTANKSGIETAWRTAKAIRKAILDETGLTASAGISYNKFLAKLASDHRKPNGQFAVTPDMGEAWVETLPVSRFHGVGPVTAEKMKRLGIETGAHLRAKSLGFLQQNFGSSAEWYFAIARGVDDRPVNPNRVRKSCGSETTFDRDLTEPGEIEAGILRMADDVWRWCEARETFGRTVTVKIKYGDFQQITRSRSQPSVILTQENLQRCAIDLVRTVLPPIKGIRLVGVTVSNFGEAPAADLAAGVELPIFGESEAA from the coding sequence ATGGTCGACTCAGCCATCCGCAAGATCATTCACGTGGACATGGATGCCTTTTTTGCTTCCGTTGAACAGCGCGATGATCCAGCCCTTCGGGGACGTCCGGTAGCCGTCGGGCATGGCGCGTCCCGAGGTGTCGTCGCGGCGGCCAGCTATGAAGCGCGCAAGTTCGGCGTGAAGTCAGCGCTTCCCTCGGTAACAGCACTGCGCCGCTGTCCGGAACTGATCTTCGTGCCGCCACGCTTCGAGGTCTACAAGGATGTGTCGCGCCAGATCCACGAAGTCTTTGCGCGCTACACCGACCTAATCCAGCCGCTTTCCCTCGACGAGGCCTATCTCGACGTGACAGCGAACAAGAGCGGTATCGAGACAGCCTGGAGGACGGCCAAGGCCATCCGCAAGGCCATCCTCGACGAGACCGGGCTCACGGCATCGGCGGGGATCTCATACAACAAGTTCCTCGCGAAGCTGGCATCCGACCATCGCAAGCCGAACGGACAGTTCGCTGTCACCCCGGATATGGGCGAAGCTTGGGTGGAGACGCTGCCGGTCAGTCGCTTTCACGGGGTGGGGCCGGTGACGGCTGAGAAGATGAAGCGCCTGGGTATCGAAACCGGTGCCCACCTCAGGGCAAAGTCGCTGGGCTTCCTGCAGCAGAACTTCGGCAGTTCAGCAGAATGGTACTTCGCGATCGCGCGGGGCGTCGACGATCGCCCGGTCAATCCCAACCGGGTGCGCAAGTCATGCGGGTCGGAAACGACGTTCGACCGCGACCTGACGGAGCCCGGTGAGATCGAGGCCGGTATCCTGAGGATGGCCGATGACGTCTGGCGCTGGTGCGAGGCGCGCGAAACCTTCGGGCGGACCGTTACGGTCAAGATCAAGTACGGCGACTTCCAGCAGATTACACGCAGCCGCAGTCAGCCCAGCGTCATCTTGACCCAGGAGAACCTCCAGCGCTGCGCCATCGATCTCGTACGCACGGTGTTGCCGCCGATAAAGGGGATCCGGCTGGTTGGCGTGACGGTGTCGAATTTCGGTGAGGCCCCGGCGGCGGATTTGGCCGCCGGGGTCGAGTTGCCGATTTTCGGTGAAAGCGAGGCGGCATGA